A stretch of the Sphingobacterium thalpophilum genome encodes the following:
- a CDS encoding SusC/RagA family TonB-linked outer membrane protein — MILKQIKIRDVINRNCLLVGFPFISAAAFAAAPSFHSYVKVPIQRTLPSVGGAVNFQQQVIGQVLDVKGNTLAGVEVRNLKNSAVTVTDQEGRFRLSAAAMDQLQFRLIGFSTRVVAAKDAEVMVLEAVESTLDEVVVVGYGQQKKENLTGSVSSVKFDESTVSRPNMNLASALVGKASGLNIAQTSGSPGAEGFDLLVRGKGTMNDASPLVVIDGVPGALNDVNPNDVESISVLKDASSAAIYGSRAANGVILVTTKRGKGEDFSVTYNGYFGRQQVAKNIDFITDMATHMELVNESEGREKYSPELIDTWRKESAAGNPLYPNTDWYKEMLQASPLTEHTLSVRGGGKKGNFAMSLGFLDNKGIVDNSGYKKYDFRINADTKIKNVLTLGGNVFGTWSNRQPLDVSNFFAAIRNTTPGVIPQYEDGRYGGEMFPGLPQGANPRAYVDNIRGDYERQKLGLKFFGILNLMENLEWESSFGFNYNNNRNWEYVRPYSLWNLQTGLEYQKKPSVSSLFNGSIRNYTTVLNSLLRYHETIAEQHHLAVLIGFDQQYNRMDKFDAKKNDILGDDAIYILDAGANLEAINGSGTDDALQSYFGRVNYDFKGRYLFEANARYDGSSRFAKENRWGFFPSFSAGWRLTEEEFARPLKTVFDEIKIRGSWGRLGNNRIGDYTYQVVYGSYLYPFGGQLTQGVAPKEIANSKIRWETTTISNIGLDLALLNNRLTFSAEYFDRNTSDILTKIPIPMVMGNFSPPWQNIAEMRNRGVDFQAGYFAKTGTDWSYGISGNVSFLSNKVLKFNGNKSINESYITMEGKPFNSFYMLEFDRIIQEQSEIDQLKAEGYTFGTYVGGEPKPGDMLYKDVNGDKVFNEEDRVVKDYSGLPKVTYGLNINAGYKGFDLNVVAHGVSGVKQYWGNDGFNTFNINEGFLQNAEILNRWTPENHSTEYPRLRTSGSALNTVYSDYWLHNTSFLRIKSVQLGYALPKEMSTRFKVERFRVFANLENYFTFTKFKGYNPENASISYPLMKQWVIGLNVTF, encoded by the coding sequence ATGATACTAAAACAGATTAAAATCCGGGATGTAATAAACAGGAATTGTCTTTTGGTCGGGTTTCCTTTTATTTCCGCAGCAGCATTTGCTGCTGCGCCGTCTTTTCATTCTTATGTAAAGGTCCCGATTCAGCGTACTCTTCCTTCAGTTGGAGGAGCGGTAAATTTTCAGCAGCAGGTCATTGGGCAAGTGCTCGATGTCAAAGGTAACACTTTGGCTGGTGTGGAAGTGCGTAATCTCAAAAATTCGGCGGTAACAGTGACTGATCAGGAGGGGCGTTTCCGACTGAGTGCAGCCGCTATGGATCAGCTTCAGTTTCGGCTCATCGGCTTTAGTACGAGGGTAGTGGCGGCAAAGGATGCCGAGGTAATGGTACTTGAGGCAGTCGAGAGTACGCTGGACGAAGTGGTGGTGGTGGGGTATGGTCAGCAGAAGAAAGAGAATCTGACAGGCTCGGTTTCCAGTGTGAAGTTTGATGAATCGACGGTAAGCCGCCCAAATATGAATTTGGCATCTGCGTTAGTGGGTAAAGCCTCTGGGCTCAATATCGCGCAGACTTCGGGCAGTCCAGGTGCAGAAGGCTTTGATCTGTTGGTACGGGGAAAGGGCACCATGAATGATGCTTCACCGCTGGTAGTGATTGACGGTGTGCCCGGGGCATTAAACGATGTCAATCCCAATGATGTCGAAAGTATTTCTGTGCTGAAGGATGCATCGTCTGCGGCGATCTATGGTTCGCGTGCCGCCAATGGTGTTATTCTGGTAACGACCAAACGTGGTAAGGGTGAGGATTTTTCGGTGACATACAATGGTTATTTCGGGCGACAACAGGTAGCGAAAAATATTGACTTTATTACCGATATGGCTACCCATATGGAATTGGTGAACGAGTCTGAAGGTCGTGAAAAATACAGTCCGGAGTTAATTGATACTTGGCGTAAAGAGTCTGCAGCTGGTAATCCGTTGTACCCTAATACCGACTGGTATAAAGAAATGCTGCAGGCGTCGCCGCTGACTGAGCATACGCTGTCGGTTCGCGGTGGCGGCAAAAAGGGTAATTTCGCGATGTCGCTGGGTTTTCTGGATAATAAAGGGATCGTAGACAATTCGGGTTATAAGAAATATGATTTCCGGATCAACGCGGATACCAAAATCAAAAATGTGCTGACCTTAGGTGGAAATGTCTTCGGTACCTGGTCTAATCGACAGCCGCTGGATGTGAGTAATTTTTTTGCCGCAATCCGCAATACTACTCCGGGTGTAATACCCCAATATGAGGACGGAAGGTACGGTGGAGAGATGTTTCCCGGCTTGCCACAGGGTGCCAACCCGAGAGCTTATGTGGATAATATCCGCGGCGATTACGAACGGCAAAAGTTAGGGCTAAAGTTTTTTGGTATTCTGAATTTGATGGAAAATCTAGAATGGGAAAGCAGTTTTGGCTTTAATTATAATAATAACCGGAACTGGGAATATGTGCGGCCCTATTCCTTATGGAATTTGCAAACGGGATTGGAATATCAAAAGAAGCCGAGCGTTAGCAGTCTGTTCAACGGGAGTATCCGAAATTATACCACTGTATTGAATTCACTACTGCGCTATCATGAAACAATTGCGGAACAGCATCATTTGGCTGTGCTAATAGGTTTTGATCAGCAATATAACCGGATGGATAAGTTTGACGCGAAAAAGAACGATATATTGGGTGATGATGCAATCTATATTTTGGATGCGGGTGCGAATCTCGAAGCTATCAATGGTTCGGGTACCGATGATGCTCTACAGTCTTATTTTGGTCGCGTGAACTATGATTTTAAAGGAAGATATCTGTTTGAGGCAAACGCGCGCTATGATGGTTCATCCCGATTTGCAAAAGAGAACCGCTGGGGATTTTTTCCGTCGTTTTCGGCTGGATGGCGACTGACGGAAGAGGAATTTGCGCGGCCGTTAAAAACAGTCTTCGATGAAATCAAAATCCGCGGTTCATGGGGTAGGCTCGGTAACAATAGGATTGGGGATTACACTTATCAAGTTGTCTATGGATCTTACTTATATCCTTTCGGAGGTCAGCTAACTCAGGGTGTTGCGCCCAAGGAGATTGCTAATAGCAAGATCCGGTGGGAGACGACAACGATCTCCAATATAGGTTTGGATCTGGCGCTGTTAAATAATAGACTGACATTCAGTGCTGAGTATTTTGATCGAAATACATCGGATATCTTGACCAAAATTCCTATTCCGATGGTGATGGGCAACTTCTCGCCGCCTTGGCAGAATATTGCCGAAATGCGCAATAGGGGCGTCGATTTTCAGGCAGGATATTTTGCAAAAACCGGAACGGACTGGTCCTACGGTATCAGTGGGAATGTATCATTTTTGAGTAATAAGGTGTTGAAATTCAATGGTAATAAGTCTATCAATGAAAGTTATATAACGATGGAAGGTAAGCCTTTCAACAGTTTCTATATGCTGGAGTTTGACCGGATCATTCAAGAGCAAAGTGAGATTGATCAGCTGAAGGCCGAGGGGTATACCTTTGGTACTTACGTGGGTGGAGAACCGAAGCCAGGGGATATGTTGTACAAAGATGTTAATGGCGATAAAGTGTTTAATGAAGAAGACCGTGTTGTAAAGGATTATTCGGGATTGCCAAAAGTGACCTACGGTTTGAATATCAATGCGGGTTATAAAGGTTTCGATCTAAATGTTGTGGCGCACGGCGTAAGCGGGGTGAAACAGTATTGGGGAAACGACGGTTTCAATACATTTAATATTAATGAAGGTTTCCTGCAGAATGCTGAAATTTTGAATCGCTGGACGCCTGAGAACCATTCCACCGAATATCCGCGTCTCCGTACCTCGGGCAGTGCACTCAACACGGTGTACAGCGACTATTGGCTGCATAATACCTCGTTTTTGAGAATTAAATCAGTGCAATTGGGTTATGCGTTGCCAAAAGAGATGTCAACAAGGTTTAAAGTGGAACGTTTCCGTGTTTTCGCCAACCTGGAAAATTATTTTACATTCACTAAGTTCAAGGGGTATAATCCTGAAAATGCCAGTATTTCCTATCCTTTAATGAAGCAGTGGGTGATCGGTTTAAATGTAACATTTTAA
- a CDS encoding RagB/SusD family nutrient uptake outer membrane protein: protein MIKKYNKIIVASLALVFLSSCSDFLDRNSLVGLSEESFWKSEQDAVMGVNTLYHANREFTNSIVIYGMMDDFTDISYQSFATGLTTGVFPANAGFYLTSWGIFFKGVYRANTALKNIPAISMSEAVKKRSIGEAKFFRGYFYFKLWDYFGGVPLYDTPVNVDESYKPRNTDKEVYEFIVKDMTEAYEALPEVYDASNKGRVTKWAALAMRGKAHLWAKEYAKAAADFKELMEKSDRRLLADFHTLFRVAGNNNSEVIFDVQYIAEQGHGIATDRNYGNARGATTGSQRTRPTPKLVNAFEMEDGTPFDFANYTNANGQPFNPNSVEDWKDEASVRKLFEKRDPRLQQSIVVPWSTFVGRGGVAYLYKFPVATTDPNAYVPVWTNGSYAWRKFVETGSVYTLQDNMPQNFPLIRLADVLLMYAEARNEVLSAPDQTVYDAVNAVRKRAKMPDLPSALTKEQMRERIRHERMVELAGEGQRYSDIRRWRIAKDVVDKVWMTDFNGTQIRQRGFPDHYYLWPIPQAERDVNPSLTQNPGWE, encoded by the coding sequence ATGATTAAAAAATATAATAAGATAATAGTTGCGTCACTCGCACTTGTTTTTTTGAGCTCCTGTAGCGATTTTTTGGACCGGAACTCTTTGGTCGGTTTGTCTGAAGAGAGTTTTTGGAAATCTGAACAGGATGCTGTGATGGGGGTAAACACCTTGTATCATGCGAATAGAGAATTTACCAATAGTATTGTCATTTATGGGATGATGGATGATTTTACCGATATTTCGTACCAGTCTTTTGCGACAGGGCTGACGACAGGTGTGTTTCCTGCTAATGCGGGTTTCTACCTGACGTCCTGGGGAATATTTTTTAAGGGCGTGTACAGGGCGAATACAGCATTGAAAAATATTCCAGCCATCAGTATGAGCGAGGCGGTAAAAAAAAGAAGTATAGGCGAAGCGAAATTTTTTAGGGGATATTTTTACTTTAAATTGTGGGATTATTTTGGAGGGGTGCCTTTGTATGATACACCTGTCAATGTGGACGAATCCTATAAGCCGCGTAATACAGATAAAGAGGTGTATGAGTTTATTGTAAAGGATATGACCGAAGCGTACGAGGCTCTGCCGGAGGTGTATGATGCTTCAAATAAAGGACGTGTGACTAAGTGGGCTGCGCTGGCAATGCGTGGTAAAGCGCATCTCTGGGCAAAGGAGTATGCGAAAGCTGCAGCAGATTTTAAAGAGCTGATGGAGAAAAGCGATCGCAGGCTGCTGGCCGACTTTCATACGCTGTTCCGGGTTGCCGGAAATAATAATAGTGAAGTGATTTTTGATGTTCAATATATTGCTGAACAGGGGCATGGGATTGCGACTGACCGTAATTACGGAAATGCACGCGGGGCGACCACGGGATCGCAGCGGACCCGGCCAACACCGAAGCTTGTCAATGCTTTTGAAATGGAGGACGGTACACCTTTTGACTTCGCGAACTATACCAATGCAAATGGTCAGCCATTCAATCCGAACAGTGTCGAAGACTGGAAAGATGAGGCTTCTGTCCGTAAGCTGTTTGAAAAGCGTGATCCGCGTCTACAACAGTCAATTGTGGTGCCATGGTCGACGTTTGTTGGGCGTGGTGGTGTTGCCTATCTGTATAAATTTCCAGTTGCAACCACAGATCCAAATGCTTATGTACCGGTATGGACAAATGGAAGTTATGCTTGGCGTAAGTTTGTGGAGACAGGCTCTGTTTATACCTTGCAGGATAATATGCCTCAGAATTTTCCATTGATCCGCCTGGCCGATGTGCTGTTGATGTATGCAGAAGCAAGGAATGAAGTGCTGAGTGCTCCCGATCAGACGGTATATGATGCGGTAAATGCAGTCCGTAAAAGAGCTAAGATGCCAGATTTGCCGTCTGCTCTTACAAAGGAGCAAATGCGTGAGCGGATACGGCATGAGCGGATGGTGGAACTGGCAGGTGAGGGGCAGCGGTACTCAGATATCCGGCGCTGGAGGATTGCAAAGGATGTTGTGGATAAGGTCTGGATGACTGATTTTAATGGGACGCAAATCCGGCAACGTGGATTTCCGGATCATTATTACCTGTGGCCGATTCCCCAAGCTGAAAGAGATGTGAATCCAAGCCTGACCCAGAACCCGGGCTGGGAGTAG
- a CDS encoding GntR family transcriptional regulator: MKEDSLANRVYLEVRKKILSSQLAGGARLVESAWADKLAVSRVAVREAFMRLAGESLVEFGEKGGCFVKKMTVEDVRDIRELRELLEVGALKILFSKKDKQLIDDLELICNDFSDMVSKGYYGGACEADVRFHERIIEGTCNSRLIAIYKNSNIPLFHMKLGAILGQMEDYLDTDQEHRAIVDALKADDWNKAYETLVHHLDRGEQEALELV, from the coding sequence ATGAAAGAAGATTCACTTGCCAATAGGGTTTATCTAGAAGTCCGTAAAAAAATTTTGTCCAGCCAGCTGGCCGGTGGAGCACGGTTGGTTGAAAGTGCTTGGGCTGATAAGCTTGCTGTGAGTAGGGTTGCCGTCCGGGAGGCTTTTATGCGGTTGGCGGGAGAGAGCTTGGTAGAGTTTGGCGAGAAGGGTGGTTGTTTCGTAAAAAAGATGACAGTGGAGGATGTCCGGGATATCCGTGAGCTCCGTGAACTGCTTGAGGTCGGAGCACTGAAGATCTTATTCTCGAAAAAGGATAAACAGCTTATTGATGATCTGGAGTTGATATGCAACGATTTTTCCGACATGGTCAGCAAGGGTTATTACGGCGGGGCCTGCGAGGCGGATGTCCGTTTTCATGAACGTATCATTGAAGGTACTTGTAATTCCAGATTGATCGCTATTTATAAAAATAGCAATATTCCTCTGTTTCATATGAAGTTGGGTGCTATTCTGGGGCAGATGGAGGATTATCTGGATACCGATCAGGAGCATCGTGCCATTGTGGATGCGCTGAAAGCGGATGATTGGAATAAGGCATATGAGACTCTTGTTCACCATCTTGATCGAGGTGAGCAGGAAGCTCTTGAACTTGTCTGA
- a CDS encoding SMP-30/gluconolactonase/LRE family protein has translation MNILIDEIDFPEGPAFDRHGNIWLVEKQAGNLIRYKAGLYERISVDGHPNGIAIAPDQTVWFCDALQNSIRRYSPTTNTCDTIANELEGKPLKMPNDLCFDTAGNLLFTCPGSELTDGTGYVCCLQTNGRLRIVYQNMYYPNGLAFAPKSNNLFIAETGSKWIWKMEWNINTRKMESPEKFAPAGGKIGPDGLAFDEAGNLLIAIYGSQHILLLNPANKTTEKLMTPGHNPTNCALDPSGELGLIVTEAEKGQLLQLNYTKKGIL, from the coding sequence ATGAATATACTTATTGATGAGATCGACTTTCCGGAAGGTCCGGCCTTCGACCGACATGGAAATATTTGGCTGGTCGAAAAACAAGCCGGAAACCTTATACGATACAAAGCAGGTTTATATGAACGCATCAGCGTTGACGGACACCCAAACGGAATCGCCATTGCTCCAGACCAGACGGTATGGTTCTGTGACGCATTGCAAAACAGTATCCGCAGATATTCCCCTACCACAAACACTTGTGACACCATCGCAAACGAACTGGAAGGCAAGCCGTTAAAAATGCCCAATGACCTATGCTTCGACACAGCAGGTAATTTACTGTTCACCTGCCCCGGAAGCGAGCTGACAGACGGAACAGGCTACGTCTGCTGCCTACAGACAAACGGACGACTCCGCATTGTATATCAGAACATGTACTACCCCAACGGATTAGCTTTTGCTCCAAAAAGCAACAATCTTTTTATTGCGGAGACAGGCAGCAAATGGATCTGGAAAATGGAATGGAATATAAACACAAGGAAAATGGAATCACCCGAAAAATTTGCGCCAGCAGGTGGCAAAATTGGCCCCGATGGACTCGCTTTTGATGAAGCAGGAAATCTGCTGATTGCTATATATGGCTCACAACATATTCTCCTACTAAATCCAGCCAACAAAACGACCGAAAAGTTAATGACACCCGGACACAATCCGACCAACTGTGCTCTGGACCCATCTGGGGAGCTAGGCCTAATCGTCACCGAGGCCGAAAAAGGACAATTACTGCAGCTGAACTACACAAAAAAGGGGATATTATAA
- a CDS encoding aspartate aminotransferase family protein — protein sequence MQENERSAAILRENAKWIPGGVVSLNRKSDPNICFVRGAGCHVEDIDGNSYIDYQAGFAASFLGHNDPDVNAAVLKTLQEQQVLMGAGPTLLEGEFAQLFCASVPNAESLQITTTGSEATYHAIRIARAVTGRDHIIVMQGGYNGWHNDVACNVISRKADIGDYQSPCEYPFDSLSAGVPQSHSGLVHVINYNDLDSVHYVLQKYEVACILLEPILQNIGIVKPQPGYLEGLRELADAHGFLLIFDEVKTGFRHALGGYQSICGVQPDLSTFGKAVANGYPLGVIAGKKKYMDYFVDPDKRKKVMIAGTFNAFPLTTAAAIATLKKLSSPEHQVYGHVERLGERLEQGYREIFPKLGVPFYVARQGSAFCTYFMDHAPVNFHDILDNHDFELDIRYRKNLIKEGVFNFPAAIKQGSISFAHTEDDIDRTLEATARVIKTL from the coding sequence ATGCAAGAAAACGAAAGATCAGCCGCGATACTGCGCGAGAATGCCAAATGGATACCAGGGGGAGTGGTGTCGTTAAACAGAAAGTCGGACCCGAATATCTGCTTCGTCAGAGGGGCTGGATGTCACGTAGAGGATATTGATGGAAATAGCTATATAGACTATCAAGCAGGATTTGCAGCTTCCTTTCTTGGTCATAATGATCCGGATGTCAATGCTGCAGTATTAAAAACGCTTCAGGAGCAACAGGTGTTGATGGGGGCGGGGCCTACCTTATTGGAGGGCGAGTTTGCGCAGTTGTTCTGTGCATCCGTACCCAATGCTGAGAGTCTGCAGATTACCACAACAGGATCTGAAGCTACTTATCATGCCATTCGTATTGCCCGCGCGGTTACAGGTCGCGATCACATTATTGTTATGCAGGGCGGATATAATGGTTGGCATAATGATGTAGCCTGCAATGTTATTAGCCGAAAGGCCGATATCGGAGACTATCAAAGTCCCTGTGAATATCCATTTGACTCACTAAGTGCAGGCGTCCCGCAGAGCCATAGCGGTTTAGTGCATGTCATCAACTATAACGATCTGGATAGCGTTCATTACGTGCTGCAGAAGTACGAAGTCGCTTGTATTCTATTGGAGCCGATTCTACAGAATATCGGTATTGTTAAACCGCAGCCAGGATATCTGGAAGGGCTTCGTGAACTGGCTGATGCGCATGGCTTTCTATTGATCTTTGATGAGGTAAAAACTGGTTTCAGACATGCTTTAGGAGGGTATCAATCCATCTGTGGTGTTCAACCCGATCTTTCTACCTTCGGAAAAGCTGTAGCCAATGGTTATCCATTAGGTGTCATTGCCGGAAAGAAAAAATATATGGATTATTTTGTGGATCCAGATAAAAGAAAAAAGGTTATGATTGCCGGTACCTTCAATGCTTTTCCGCTTACAACTGCAGCAGCAATTGCGACATTGAAAAAACTTTCAAGTCCTGAACATCAAGTGTATGGCCATGTCGAGCGCCTGGGTGAACGTTTGGAACAGGGATATCGGGAAATATTTCCTAAATTAGGTGTACCATTTTATGTGGCTCGCCAAGGGTCGGCCTTCTGTACTTACTTTATGGATCATGCGCCTGTCAACTTTCACGATATCCTGGATAATCACGATTTTGAGCTGGATATCCGCTACCGCAAAAATCTGATAAAGGAAGGAGTGTTTAATTTTCCGGCAGCAATCAAACAGGGAAGTATTTCCTTTGCGCATACGGAAGATGATATTGACCGCACCTTGGAAGCAACGGCACGTGTAATAAAAACTTTGTAA
- the dgoD gene encoding galactonate dehydratase — MKITAIETYVCHARMRNWIFVKVVTDQPGLWGWGEATLEWHTKSVVGAIQDISQLLVGEDPRRIEYLWQMMYRQHFWHGNGIVRGTAISGIDIALWDILGKIHHVPCHELWGGRVRDYIRLYCHLGGGRMEDFYETAPDDAKRFGDLALKAVDEGFTAFKSMAVPETMSLEGLRPIKYAEACVQAMREAVGDDIDIMVDCHARPSPRMGMQFAKALEPYGLYFFEEPCWPETMEDIALIQRSVVTPIASGERLIGVHAFRDMLEKRAVSVIQPDITHCGGLSEARKIAALADAYRVSMAPHNPQGPVSTAASIELGFATPSYIICESVHKDVEWRQDVVNEGFTVQEKGRIVHPNSRPGLGIEINEDEVKKHPFQQEILQRTFYRDGSIGDW; from the coding sequence ATGAAAATAACCGCTATCGAAACCTATGTGTGCCATGCGCGCATGCGAAACTGGATTTTTGTCAAAGTTGTCACCGATCAGCCGGGGCTCTGGGGCTGGGGCGAGGCGACTCTGGAATGGCACACCAAGAGTGTCGTGGGTGCTATTCAAGATATTTCCCAGTTACTGGTCGGAGAAGACCCGCGTCGTATAGAATATCTGTGGCAGATGATGTATCGTCAGCACTTTTGGCATGGGAACGGTATTGTTCGTGGAACAGCCATTAGTGGAATCGATATTGCCTTGTGGGATATTTTAGGTAAAATTCATCATGTTCCATGTCATGAGTTGTGGGGTGGTCGGGTAAGGGACTATATCCGTCTTTATTGCCACTTGGGCGGCGGCCGTATGGAAGATTTTTACGAAACAGCTCCGGACGATGCCAAGCGTTTTGGCGATTTGGCGTTGAAAGCTGTAGATGAAGGGTTTACGGCTTTTAAATCCATGGCAGTCCCCGAAACGATGTCTCTTGAGGGACTTCGGCCGATTAAATATGCGGAAGCTTGTGTGCAAGCAATGCGGGAAGCAGTAGGCGATGATATCGATATTATGGTAGATTGCCATGCCCGCCCCAGTCCACGTATGGGCATGCAATTCGCTAAGGCGCTGGAACCTTACGGTTTATATTTTTTTGAGGAGCCATGCTGGCCGGAAACCATGGAAGATATAGCGCTGATTCAGCGGTCAGTCGTTACACCAATTGCGTCTGGTGAACGCCTGATTGGTGTTCATGCGTTCAGGGATATGCTTGAAAAACGTGCTGTAAGTGTGATTCAACCTGATATTACCCATTGTGGCGGTTTGTCTGAAGCGAGGAAGATTGCAGCATTAGCAGATGCGTACAGGGTATCTATGGCTCCTCATAACCCGCAGGGACCTGTAAGTACAGCCGCCTCCATTGAACTGGGGTTTGCCACCCCTTCCTATATCATTTGTGAAAGTGTGCATAAAGATGTTGAATGGCGGCAGGATGTGGTTAATGAAGGATTTACAGTGCAGGAGAAAGGCCGTATTGTGCATCCCAATTCTCGCCCTGGTCTTGGTATTGAAATCAATGAAGATGAGGTGAAAAAGCATCCGTTCCAGCAGGAAATTTTGCAACGCACCTTTTACAGGGATGGTAGTATTGGCGACTGGTAG